A genome region from Gossypium hirsutum isolate 1008001.06 chromosome A04, Gossypium_hirsutum_v2.1, whole genome shotgun sequence includes the following:
- the LOC107932755 gene encoding serine carboxypeptidase-like 42: protein MQKWYEKYPVFKSKDLYLAGSSFAGHFVPNLANALLDDNKQSKQSKFNLKGLVLGNPMLRKKLDDIAKIDFFFSREMINSSLYNEIKKECNAIDENNYFSSIKTTWSAKCKNLVFEADLAAFKTDAHNYSPQKLFDVFRPPCAKTEQDLNLGKQVPIVSTEVDMCHPLRVQFYFNLPEVQKAFHGNQTNLSYRWKGCFTANFKYNEADKDLDMLPALKNLLQQSIPITIFSGDQDGIIPIEGTLQHLEKLAEELNIKLTKEETWNSGTKEGGVKYEFGDLLKFLTVKGGNHHVTSSRPSQAFSIFSNFTINWMH, encoded by the exons ATGCAAAAATGGTATGAAAAATATCCGGTCTTCAAGTCGAAAGATCTATATCTAGCTGGGTCAAGTTTTGCAG GGCATTTCGTACCAAATCTTGCTAATGCTTTACTCGACGACAACAAGCAATCCAAGCAATCCAAATTTAACCTCAAAGGATTGGTT CTGGGAAACCCAATGCTTCGTAAAAAGCTAGACGATATTGCaaaaattgatttctttttctctcgggAGATGATAAACAGCTCGTTGTATAACGAAATCAAGAAAGAATgcaatgccattgatgaaaataaTTACTTTTCTAGCATCAAAACTACTTGGAGTGCAAAATGCAAAAACCTTGTGTTTGAGGCCGATTTGGCTGCTTTCAAGACCGATGCTCATAATTACTCCCCACAGAAGCTATTTGATGTCTTCCGTCCTCCTTGTGCTAAAACTGAGCAAGATTTGAACTTAGGAAAAcag GTTCCTATAGTTAGCACAGAAGTAGACATGTGCCATCCATTAAGGGTGCAATTTTACTTTAATCTCCCGGAAGTTCAAAAAGCTTTCCATGGGAATCAGACAAACTTGTCATATAGATGGAAGGGTTGTTTCAC AGCTAATTTTAAATACAACGAAGCTGATAAGGACCTTGACATGCTTCCTGCGCTTAAAAACCTTCTTCAACAATCGATTCCCATTACAATATTCAG TGGAGATCAAGATGGTATAATACCGATAGAGGGAACCTTACAACATTTGGAAAAGTTGGCCGAGGAGTTAAACATCAAGTTAACAAAAGAGGAAACATGGAATTCTGGAACCAAG GAAGGAGGAGTGAAGTATGAATTCGGGGACTTACTAAAATTCTTGACGGTGAAGGGAGGTAATCATCATGTTACATCTTCTCGACCATCACAAGCTTTTTCTATTTTCTCCAATTTCACAATTAATTGGATGCATTGA
- the LOC121227988 gene encoding serine carboxypeptidase-like 44, protein MNDLISKLPGQLDVNFRQFSGYIDVDENVVGRSLFYYFVEAEKDPLTQPLTVWLTGGPGCSSVGDAFGSVGPFIVTKDAHGLQTNLFSWNKVSNLLFIDSPIGSGWSYSNTSSDYNNGDDITSKIVVYILHY, encoded by the exons ATGAATGATTTGATAAGCAAATTGCCAGGACAACTAGATGTTAATTTTAGGCAATTTTCTGGATATATTGATGTGGATGAAAATGTCGTTGGTCGAAgtcttttttactattttgttgaAGCTGAAAAAGATCCCCTAACTCAACCCCTCACTGTCTGGTTAACTGGAG GACCAGGGTGTTCTTCCGTTGGAGATGCCTTTGGAAGTGTTGGACCTTTTATTGTTACGAAAGATGCTCATGGTCTCCAAAcaaatttattttcttggaaCAAAG TATCAAATCTATTGTTTATCGACTCCCCTATTGGATCTGGATGGTCATATTCAAACACAAGTAGCGATTATAATAACGGAGATGATATCACTAGTAAGATCGTAGTATATATTcttcattattaa
- the LOC121227837 gene encoding serine carboxypeptidase-like 42 has translation MCHPLRVQFYFNLPEVQKAFHGNQTNLSYRWKGCFTANFKYNEADKDLDMLPALKNLLQQSIPNTIFSGDQDGIIPIEGTLQHLEKLAEELNIKLTKEETWNSGTKEGGVKYEFGDLLKFLTVKGGNHHVTSSRPSQAFSIFSNFTINWMH, from the exons ATGTGCCATCCATTAAGGGTGCAATTTTACTTTAATCTCCCGGAAGTTCAAAAAGCTTTCCATGGGAATCAGACAAACTTGTCATATAGATGGAAGGGTTGTTTCAC AGCTAATTTTAAATACAACGAAGCTGATAAGGACCTTGACATGCTTCCTGCACTTAAAAACCTTCTTCAACAATCGATTCCCAATACAATATTCAG TGGAGATCAAGATGGTATAATACCGATAGAGGGAACCTTACAACATTTGGAAAAGTTGGCCGAGGAGTTAAACATCAAGTTAACAAAAGAGGAAACATGGAATTCTGGAACCAAG GAAGGAGGAGTGAAGTATGAATTCGGGGACTTACTAAAATTCTTGACGGTGAAGGGAGGTAATCATCATGTTACATCTTCTCGACCATCACAAGCTTTTTCTATTTTCTCCAATTTCACAATTAATTGGATGCATTGA
- the LOC107932746 gene encoding serine carboxypeptidase-like 44, with the protein MEFQGVIFIGFLIFQLGVKSNAFPMNDLISKLPGQLDVNFRQFSGYIDVDENVVGRSLFYYFVEAEKDPLTQPLTVWLTGGPGCSSVGDAFGSVGPFIVTKDAHGLQTNLFSWNKVSNLLFIDSPIGSGWSYSNTSSDYNNGDDITNKILLTFMQKWYEKYPVFKSKDLYLAGSSFAGHFVPNLANALLDDNKQSKQSKFNLKGLVLGNPMLRKKLDDIAKIDFFFSREMINSSLYNEIKKECNAIDEKNYFSSIKTTWSAKCKNLVFEADLAAFKTDAHNYSPQKLFDVFRPPCAKTEQDLNLGKQVPIVSTEVDMCHPLRVQFYFNLPEVQKAFHGNQTNLSYRWKGCFTANFKYNEADKDLDMLPALKNLLQQSIPITIFSGDQDGIIPIEGTLQHLEKLAEELNIKLTKEETWNSGTKEGGVKYEFGDLLKFLTVKGGNHHVTSSRPSQAFSIFSNFTINWMH; encoded by the exons ATGGAATTTCAGGGAGTAATCTTTATtggttttcttatttttcaaCTTGGAGTTAAATCCAACGCCTTCCCAATGAATGATTTGATAAGCAAATTGCCAGGACAACTAGATGTTAATTTTAGGCAATTTTCTGGATATATTGATGTGGATGAAAATGTCGTTGGTCGAAgtcttttttactattttgttgaAGCTGAAAAAGATCCCCTAACTCAACCCCTCACTGTCTGGTTAACTGGAG GACCAGGGTGTTCTTCCGTTGGAGATGCCTTTGGAAGTGTTGGACCTTTTATTGTTACGAAAGATGCTCATGGTCTCCAAAcaaatttattttcttggaaCAAAG TATCAAATCTATTGTTTATCGACTCCCCTATTGGATCTGGATGGTCATATTCAAACACAAGTAGCGATTATAATAACGGAGATGATATCACTA ATAAAATATTGCTTACATTTATGCAAAAATGGTATGAAAAATATCCGGTCTTCAAGTCGAAAGATCTATATCTAGCTGGGTCAAGTTTTGCAG GGCATTTCGTACCAAATCTTGCTAATGCTTTACTCGACGACAACAAGCAATCCAAGCAATCCAAATTTAACCTCAAAGGATTGGTT CTGGGAAACCCAATGCTTCGTAAAAAGCTAGACGATATTGCaaaaattgatttctttttctctcgggAGATGATAAACAGCTCGTTGTATAACGAAATCAAGAAAGAATgcaatgccattgatgaaaagaATTACTTTTCTAGCATCAAAACTACTTGGAGTGCAAAATGCAAAAACCTTGTGTTTGAGGCCGATTTGGCTGCTTTCAAGACCGATGCTCATAATTACTCCCCACAAAAGCTATTTGATGTCTTCCGTCCTCCTTGTGCTAAAACTGAGCAAGATTTGAACTTAGGAAAAcag GTTCCTATAGTTAGCACAGAAGTAGACATGTGCCATCCATTAAGGGTGCAATTTTACTTTAATCTCCCGGAAGTTCAAAAAGCTTTCCATGGGAATCAGACAAACTTGTCATATAGATGGAAGGGTTGTTTCAC AGCTAATTTTAAATACAACGAAGCTGATAAGGACCTTGACATGCTTCCTGCGCTTAAAAACCTTCTTCAACAATCGATTCCCATTACAATATTCAG TGGAGATCAAGATGGTATAATACCGATAGAGGGAACCTTACAACATTTGGAAAAGTTGGCCGAGGAGTTAAACATCAAGTTAACAAAAGAGGAAACATGGAATTCTGGAACCAAG GAAGGAGGAGTGAAGTATGAATTTGGGGACTTACTAAAATTCTTGACGGTGAAGGGAGGTAATCATCATGTTACATCTTCTCGACCATCACAAGCTTTTTCTATTTTCTCCAATTTCACAATTAATTGGATGCATTGA
- the LOC121227838 gene encoding serine carboxypeptidase-like 42 yields the protein MQKWYEKYPVFKSKDLYLAGSSFAGHFVPNLANALLDDNKQSKQSKFNLKGLVLGNPMLRKKLDDIAKIDFFFSREMINSSLYNEIKKECNAIDENNYLSSIKTTWSAKCKNLVFEADLAAFKTDAHNYSPQKLFDVFRPPCAKTEQDLNLGKQVPIVSTEVDMCHPLRVQFYFNLPEVQKAFHGNQTNLSYRWKGCFM from the exons ATGCAAAAATGGTATGAAAAATATCCGGTCTTCAAGTCGAAAGATCTATATCTAGCTGGGTCAAGTTTTGCAG GGCATTTCGTACCAAATCTTGCTAATGCTTTACTCGACGACAACAAGCAATCCAAGCAATCCAAATTTAACCTCAAAGGATTGGTT CTGGGAAACCCAATGCTTCGTAAAAAGCTAGACGATATTGCaaaaattgatttctttttctctcgggAGATGATAAACAGCTCGTTGTATAACGAAATCAAGAAAGAATgcaatgccattgatgaaaataaTTACCTTTCTAGCATCAAAACTACTTGGAGTGCAAAATGCAAAAACCTTGTGTTTGAGGCCGATTTGGCTGCTTTCAAGACCGATGCTCATAATTACTCCCCACAGAAGCTATTTGATGTCTTCCGTCCTCCTTGTGCTAAAACTGAGCAAGATTTGAACTTAGGAAAAcag GTTCCTATAGTTAGCACAGAAGTAGACATGTGCCATCCATTAAGGGTGCAATTTTACTTTAATCTCCCGGAAGTTCAAAAAGCTTTCCATGGGAATCAGACAAACTTGTCATATAGATGGAAGGGTTGTTTCATGTAA
- the LOC121227989 gene encoding serine carboxypeptidase-like 44 has translation MNDLISKLPGQPDVNFRQFARYIDVDENVVGRSLFYYFVEAEKDPLTQPLTVWLTGGPGCSSVGDAFGSVGPFIVTKDAHGLQTNLFSWNKVSNLLFIDSPIGSGWSYSNTSSDYNNGDDITSKIVVYILHY, from the exons ATGAATGATTTGATAAGCAAATTGCCAGGACAACCAGATGTTAATTTCAGGCAATTTGCTAGATATATTGATGTGGATGAAAATGTCGTTGGTCGAAgtcttttttactattttgttgaAGCTGAAAAAGATCCCCTAACTCAACCCCTCACTGTCTGGTTAACTGGAG GACCAGGGTGTTCTTCCGTTGGAGATGCCTTTGGAAGTGTTGGACCTTTTATTGTTACGAAAGATGCTCATGGTCTCCAAAcaaatttattttcttggaaCAAAG TATCAAATCTATTGTTTATCGACTCCCCTATTGGATCTGGATGGTCATATTCAAACACAAGTAGCGATTATAATAATGGAGATGATATCACTAGTAAGATCGTAGTATATATTcttcattattaa